Below is a genomic region from Streptomyces ferrugineus.
CGTGCAGGTCCGCGGCGGTCTGGTCCCACTCGCGCTGCTTGCGCTGGTAGCCCTCCTGCGCCTCGCCCTCCCAGGACTGGGCGACGCGCTTGACCGCGGCCTCGAGGTCGTCGAGCTGCTGCTTGATGCGGCCGGCGGTCGACTTCACGTCCGTGGACGCGTTGGTGATCGTTGCGTAATTGACGAGGATCGACATCGTCATTCCCTTTCAGGAAGATTCGAAGGAAAGTCGGTGGAAGTGCGGAAGGAGTACAGAAGTTCAGAGAGAGCTGAGGGGGCGTCGACGAGAGCGTCGGACCTCAGGCCCGAACAGTTCAGATCAGCCGAAGTCCGACATGATCTTGCTGATCTCCGAGTTCTGCTGCTCTTCCGACGCGGAGTAGTTGCTCCGCGTGGAGTCCACGGCTTCCTTGATGTCGTTGAGGATGTCGCTCATCCGCTTTGCGTCCGCGTTCCAGCGGTCCTGGAGCTGGCGGTACGACTGGGCCGCCTGGCCCTTCCAGCCGCCGGCGATCTGGTCGATCACTCCGTTGAGACGGCGGATCTCGCCCTGCAGCTGACCGTTCGCGGTGCTGATGTCGCTGGAGAGCTTGGTGAGTTCGTCCTCTGTTACCCGGAACTGGCCGGCCATGATGAACCTTCCCCCATGTCGTCGTTAGTCCGGGATACCTGAGCCGGTGCCCGGAGGAGCTTCGCACGCTTGAGCGCTGAAAACACTCTGCTGCAAACACTCTATCGTCAGCCTGTCACTCAACCACAGGCACGGCCAATCAGTTACACGGCTCACACACTTGGGCGATGAACCTGTGACCCGTGCGTCCGTCTTACTCTCAAGTGCCCGTGCCGGTACGCCCGTTGACCGGTCACTGGCTCTGCGGCTGTGACGCGCTCGTGGTGTTCAGAGTCGGACCCTTCGGGATGAACGTCGCCCACGTCTGCGGCACGATCGCGGGGTTCGACAGGTCCTCGTATCCGAGGCGCGTACGCGCCTTGTCCGTTTCGCTCGCCTCGCCCTGCGCCGTTCCGCCCTCCGACGAGGACGAGGACGAGCCGCCGCCCTCCGCCTCGCTGTCGTTGCTCGCCGGCAGCGAGTACCGCAGGCCCGTGTCGGTCAGCAGGTACACCGCGCCGCCGCCTCCGGCCGCACCCGTGACCTCCTGGAAGAGCAGGCCCGAGCCGGACGAGACGTAGGCGCTCAGGGAGTCGGTGATGACCTTCTTGGGGTAGTTCGTTCCGGCCCAGGCGGCTAGTTGCGGCTTCTTGTCCGGGCCGAAGCCGCCCTTGTAGACGCTGCACGAGGTGACGCCGGCCTCGCTGGACGTCGTGGCCGCGGCGTTGGCCTGCCGCGGGACGGACTCGGGCCAGCCGGTGTCGGCGTAGAAGCGCGTCGCCCCGCCCTTGTTGGCAGCGACGATCTGCGGGGTGCTCACCTTGATGGGGTTGACCCCGTCCCGCGCGAACAGCAGGTTGGCGACGAACGGCGTGACCGCGGCGACCTTGTCCTTGAGGACGACGTAGAACTGCTCGCCCTGGGCGTCCTGCGCCCTGAGCACCTGGCCCACCGTGGTCACGCCGGGGAGTCCCTGGACCTCGGTCGGTGAGTCCTCCTCCGGGACCGTCGGGAAGGTGATGTCCGTGCCCTTGTTGAGGGTGTTCAGCCACTCCTGGCTCACCGGCTGCGGCACGGCCGTGGTGCTGCTGCCGATGACGGCGGAGCGCAGCTGCTCCATGGCGACGTCGTCGAGGCCCGAGTCGCCGCCCAGCTGGAAGCGGGTGCCCCGGCCGTCCACCAGGTACCGCTTCTCGGTCCTGGTGTCCTCGACGTACAGGGCCTCACGGGAGTCGACCTTCCCGGAGTTCGTCACCGACTTGGCGTCGTCGGCGTCGAACACGAAGACGGCGCGGTCGATGGCGCTCTGCGAGCCCGAGGCCGGGCGCTCGCACACCGCCCAGGTCTTCGCCTTCTCCGCGTCCTCCTTGGAGGGCAGGCGGTCGGGGGCGTAGGGGATGCCGATCGTCGCGCCGTGCCGGATGCCGCTCTTGTCGATCTCCTTGCCGGGGACCTCGAGGACGCTGCCCTTGCCCTTGTCGAGCAGCAGCTTGGCGGAGGCGTAGTTGAGGACGGGGTGGAGGACCTTCTCCACCTTGCTGTCCTTCGGGTTCGGGTCGAGGACGACGTAGCGGGTCGTGGAGTCGCTGTCCACGATGATGTGCTCGCCCGGGGTGTCCCAGCCCTTGGGTGCGGTGGGCTTGATGACGCCCCACGCGATGAAGCCGATCACCAGCACCACGCCCACCGCGAGGCTGGGCATCACCGTACGGACCGGACGCGGCGCGCCTTCCTCCGAGCCGCCGGGCGACGGCGCGAGGAACGCCGCGACGGTGCGCTTGCGAGCGAAGGTGTAGGCGGCGAGCTCGTCCCGACGCTGCTTTGCCATGGTCCCCGTTTCTCCCGTTTGTCATGCTCAATCGCGATTGCGACGCTACATCCGCGCTTCGACCGTGCACCAAGGGCCACTTCGGCCGCGCAGGCATCAACCTGGCACCTACTATGCCCTGCGCCACGCGAAGGCGATTCATCAGGTGCGCGGCCGCCCCCGCATCTTCACAGAGCTTCACGACAGCGCTCCACCACGTGGGCCCCGTCCGTGAAAGGCTGGTCACCTGGGGTTTCGGTGTCCCCTGTGTCGCCTCGCGTTCCGCAGCGGGTACCGTGAGCCACTCGCATTGACGGTGACTGACGATGTGGGCCCGGCGAACGGCCACTTACTTCGCGAAAGGGATGTCCCGGGGGATGAGCAGCGCTACGAGCACCCGGCGCGCACGCCGCGCACAGCAGCAACAGGGAGGTCCGGGCGGCGGCAGACGTACCTCGGGCGCTCCGGCCGCACCCGTCGCCGCATCGCCTCGCACGCTGCCCCGGCCGGGCGGTCTGGGCCCGGTGCGGCTGCAGCAGCTCATCCTGGTGGAGCTCGCGGCCGCCGTGATGCTGGTCGCCTGGGCCGCCGACGCGTCCTGGCTGCTGGCCCCGGCCGGCGCCGTGGCGGCGCTGCTGCTCCTGATGGCCGTACTGCGCCGGGGGCGTCGTCCGCTGCCCGAGTGGTACGAGACGACGCGGGCGCTCAGGCAGCGTCGGCGTGATGCCAAGACACCCGTTCCGCCCGGTACCGACGCGATGTTGGTCCCCGTGGTGGAGTGCGACCCCGCGTTGCGGACGTATTCCTTCGTCTCCCGTGACGACCGGTCGATCGGCATGATCGGCGACGGGACCTTCCTGACCGCCGTCCTCTTCGTCCAGCCCGGCGACCAGCCCCTGCGCCCCGGTGCCGCCGGGCGGCAGCTGCCGCTTCGGCTGATCCAGGACGCCCTGGAGGTCGACGGGATCCGGCTCGCCTCCGTCCAGGTGGTGCAGCACACCCAGCCGGCGCCCGCGCCGCACCTGCCGCAGCAGTCGCTCGCCGCGCGGTCGTACGGCCCCCTGCAGGCGCAGGCCGGTTCTCCCGCGCTGCGGCTCACCTGGGTCGCGCTCAAGCTCGACCCGGAGCTGTGCCCGGAGGCGGTGCAGGCTCGCGGCGACGGCGTTCCCGGTGCCCAGCGCGCGCTGCTGCGCGTGGCCGACCAGTTGGCGAGCCGGCTCGCCGGGGCGGGTTTCAAGGCGACCATCCTGGACGAGAGCGAGCTGGTGCAGGCCCTCGCCACGTCCTCCTGTCTGAACCCGCGCGCCAACGCGCAGCACGGCCAGGACGGGCGCACCCAGCGCCGTACGGTCGAGGCGGTGCGGACCTGGCGGGTCGACGACCGGTGGCACACCACGTACTGGGTCTCCCGCTGGCCGCAGTTGGGCAGCGGCGGCGCGGCGCTGCCCGAGCTGGTGACGCGGTTCACCTCGCTGCCGGTGCTCGCCACGACGTTCAGCATGACCCTGAGCAAGGCCGGGAACCGGGGTGTCTCGCTCACCGGCCACATCCGTGTCACCGCCCGCGGCGACAGTGAACTCGGCCAGGTGGGGCGTGAGTTGGAGCGGGCCGCGAGTGCCTCGAAGGTCGGCCTGGTCCGTCTCGACCGGGAGCAGGTCCCCGGCGCCCTCGCCACTCTGCCGCTCGGAGGTACGTACTGATGTCCCACCCCGCCCCGACGATGCCCCCGGGACAGCAGGGCCGCGCCCCCGGACGTACCCCGGCCCATGTGGCCTCGCCCACCGACACCGGCATGATCCCGATCATCCGGCAGCCGGACCCCCAGCAGCAGCAACGCCGCATCTTCAGCCCCGGGTTCGGGCTGCGCGGCCCGCGCCGCAACCGCCATGTCGTCACCGCCGACGAGCTCGCGGCGATCAGCATGCCGCTCGGTGACGACGGCGTGATCATCGGCACCGACCCGGAGTCGCAGCCGGCCGTGCTCGGGCTGGCCCGGCCGACTCCCTTCGACGTCGTGCTCGTGGGCGGTCTGTGGCTCGCCCAGGTGCTGGCGCTGCGCGCCGCGGCGACGGGAGCGCGCGTCGGCGTCGAGACCGGCCGTCCGCAGGCCTGGCAGCAGTTGGCGCAGGCGGCGGGCGGTGGCCAGCAGTGTGTGACCGTCTATCCGGTGGGACGCGTGCCCGCGCAGGGGCCGTCCGTGTCGAGTCCGGTCGTGCTGTTCCGGGACTGCGGTATCCGCCCGCCGCGCGGTCGGGTGACGTCCGTGCCGTGGCAGTCTGTGGTGACGGTGCTGCCCTTCGTCAGCGAGCACGCGCCGCGCTGGCTGGCGCAGGCCCATCTGGTGGGGATCCAGCGGATCTCGCCCTTCGAGACCGAGGCCGTACGCGACACGCTGGGCATCCCCGAGGACCAGCTCCAGCATCTGCCGACCCTGCACGACGGGGTGGCCCTGTGGTGCACCCGCAAGCACCAGAAGTTCGTGATGACCGAGCCCACCGATGCGGAGACGGGCCTGCTCGGCGTGGCCCGCCGCATGGACTGACGCGTCGTCGTCGCCGGGTGCGGACCCGATCGGGGCCGAACGGACCTGAACAGGGCCGCGCCCAGGGGGCGTTCCGTCGCCACCCATGAGGCTCTTCCGTCACCGCACCCGGGGCTATACCGTCCGCGCCCATGGGGGCTTTTCCGTCCCGCCATGCGAGTGATTAGGCTTCTGGTGGTGCGGTGACGATCGCAGTCGCGTGGGACTCGCCACTCGGTCCGCCCGGCCGCGACGACGACCAGCTCAGCAGCAGTGGCTGACCAGGAGGCAAGCAGTGAACAGGGATCGGTCCGAGTACAACGGCGGGAGCCCTTCCTCGGACGGGGACGATCACGAGGTGGATCTCACCGGCGAGTTCGAAATCGTCTACACACCTCCCGCCTGGTACGCCCAAAGCACGCAAGGCGGACAGCAGGACTCCGGCCAGTCCTCACCACCACCCCCGACCGGACCACCGATCGGGTCGCCCACCGGGCCACCCGGCGTTCCCGCGTCCCAGAGTCCCGCGCAGCAGCCGCCCGCACCGGCGCAGCCGCAGGCCCCTGGTGCGCCGCAGCAGCAGCCCGCACAGCCCTCCCAGCCGGTTCAGCCGCCTCAGCAGACTCCGGCCCAGGGCACGCCCACGAACCAGCAGAACCCCGCCGCGGGTGGCTACGGCTTCCCGCAGCAGCAGTCCGCGCAGGGTGGCGCCCCCACGGCCGGCGGGTACGGCTACCCGCAGCAGACGGGCGCCGGTGCCCCGCAGCCGGGCCAGGACACCTCCGGCGGGTTCGGAACACCCCAGCAGAACCAGGACACTTCGGGTGGCTACGGCTATCCGCAGCAGAACCCGGACGCCTCGGGCGGATACGGCTACCCCCAGCAGCAGACTCCGGCTCAGCACCAGACACCTGCCCAGCACCAGACACCTGCCCAGCCACCGGCCGCCGCTCCGGCCGCCCCCGCACCCGCCGCACCCGCCCAGCCGCCGTCGGCCGCACCCGCCGCGCCCGGCTTCCCCGTGCTGCGCCCGGTCGACGAGGACACACAGGCCGCCCAGGCCGCCGCCCCCGCCCCGACCGCCACCCCGCCGGCCGGTGTCCCGGCGGTGCCCGCCCCCGAACAGCCCGCCCCCGCCCAGCCGGTGGCGGAGCAGCCGGAGGCCGAGCTGAACCACGCCGCCGCCGACGCGGAGGCGGCGCGGCTTTTCGGCGGCGATGACGACGAGCCCGAGGAGGAGCTCGCCGACGAGCCGGAGCCGGGTGACGCCACCGGGTCCGTGTCCGTCGCGGAGGGCGACGAGCCGGCGCCGGCCCAGGCCGACGAGCCCGACGCCGCCGCACCGGCGACGCCGGAAGCGGAGCCGGAGGCTCAGGCGGCCCCGATGCCCGACGCACCCATGACCCCGCCCACGGCACAGGGCCAGCCGCCGCAGGCCCAGGCCCCCACCCCGCCGCAGCCGCAGCCGCAGCCCACGGGCCAGGTGCCCCCGCCGCCGCAGGCCGACCAGGCGCTCCCCCCGCTGCCCCAGGGCTTCGCGCCCGCGCACCCCGCTCAGGGTGCACCGCAGCAGGCAGGGCACCCGGACCCGCAGGCCGCGGCCGCCGCCGGTCAGGCCCCCGGCTACGGCTACCCCCAGGGCCAGGCCCCCGACCAGACCGGTCAGCCCGCGCACCAGGCCCCGGCGCAGGGCGGGTTCGGCCCGGCCCAGCCGCAGCCCGGACACCCCGCGCAGCCCGGATACTCCGCGCAGCCCGGACACCCCGCGCAGCCCGGCCAGCCCGCGCCGGTCGACCCGCGCCAGCCACAGCCTCCGGCGCAGCCGCAGCAGCCCGCGCAGCCGCAGCAGCCACCGGCCGCCGGGTACGGCTACCCGCAGCAGCCGGCGCAGCAGCACCCCGGCCAGCCCCAGCAGGGCCAGCCGCAGCCCCAGGCCCAGCAGCCCGGGCCGCAGCCCGGTTACGGCTACCCGCCCCAGCAGGGCGGCTACGGCTACCCCCAGGCCGCCCAGCCCCAGCAGCAGGCCCCCCATCCGCAGGCCCCCCAGCAACAGCCGCCGGCCCAGCAACAGCCGCAGCCGCAGCCGCCGCAGCAACAGCCGCAGCCGCCACAGCAACAGCCCCCGGCCCAGCAGAACCCCGCCGCCTACGGCAACCAGGGCTGGAGCGCCCCGCCCGGCCCGCAGGCCGGCCCCGGTGCGCCCCAGCAGCAGCAAGCCGCGCCCGGCACCCCGCTCGGCTACAACGCGGCCGTGGAGCTGTCCTCGGACCGACTGCTGCGCAACCAGCCGAAGGCCCGTAAGAACAACCAGGGCCCCTCGCGCTTCAAGCTCGGCGCCAAGAAGGAGCAGGCGGAGCGGGAGCGGAAGCTGGGTCTGATCCGTACGCCGGTGATGTCCTGCTACCGGATCGCGGTCATCAGCCTCAAGGGCGGCGTCGGCAAGACCACGACGACCATGTCGCTGGGCGCCACGCTCGCCACCGAGCGGCAGGACAAGATCCTGGCGATCGACGCCAACCCGGACGCCGGCACCCTCGGCCGACGGGTGCGGCGCGAGACCGGCGCCACCATCCGTGACCTGGTGCAGGCGATCCCACAGCTCAACAGCTACATGGACATCCGCCGCTTCACCTCGCAGGCGCCCTCGGGCCTCGAGATCATCGCCAACGACGTGGACCCGGCGGTCTCCACCACCTTCAACGACCAGGACTACCGCAGCGCGCTCGACGTGCTGGGCCGCCAGTACCCGATCATCCTCACGGACTCCGGTACCGGTCTGCTCTACAGCGCGATGCGCGGTGTGCTGGACCTCGCCGACCAGCTGATCATCATCTCCACCCCGTCGGTGGACGGTGCGAGCAGCGCCTCGACGACGCTCGACTGGCTGTCGGCGAACGGCTTCGCCGATCTCGTCCAGCGGTCGGTCACCGTGATCTCCGGTGTCCGTGAGACGGGCAAGATGATCAAGGTGGAGGACATCGTCGCGCACTTCGAGACCCGTTGCCGCGGTGTCGTCGTGATCCCCTTCGACGAGCACCTCGCGGCGGGCGCCGAGGTCGACCTCGACATGATGCGTCCCAAGACCCGCGAGGCCTACTTCGACCTCGCGGCGCTCATCGC
It encodes:
- a CDS encoding WXG100 family type VII secretion target, which gives rise to MTMSILVNYATITNASTDVKSTAGRIKQQLDDLEAAVKRVAQSWEGEAQEGYQRKQREWDQTAADLHATLLKISTALQNAADNYQATEKSNANTWA
- a CDS encoding WXG100 family type VII secretion target — protein: MAGQFRVTEDELTKLSSDISTANGQLQGEIRRLNGVIDQIAGGWKGQAAQSYRQLQDRWNADAKRMSDILNDIKEAVDSTRSNYSASEEQQNSEISKIMSDFG
- the eccB gene encoding type VII secretion protein EccB, encoding MAKQRRDELAAYTFARKRTVAAFLAPSPGGSEEGAPRPVRTVMPSLAVGVVLVIGFIAWGVIKPTAPKGWDTPGEHIIVDSDSTTRYVVLDPNPKDSKVEKVLHPVLNYASAKLLLDKGKGSVLEVPGKEIDKSGIRHGATIGIPYAPDRLPSKEDAEKAKTWAVCERPASGSQSAIDRAVFVFDADDAKSVTNSGKVDSREALYVEDTRTEKRYLVDGRGTRFQLGGDSGLDDVAMEQLRSAVIGSSTTAVPQPVSQEWLNTLNKGTDITFPTVPEEDSPTEVQGLPGVTTVGQVLRAQDAQGEQFYVVLKDKVAAVTPFVANLLFARDGVNPIKVSTPQIVAANKGGATRFYADTGWPESVPRQANAAATTSSEAGVTSCSVYKGGFGPDKKPQLAAWAGTNYPKKVITDSLSAYVSSGSGLLFQEVTGAAGGGGAVYLLTDTGLRYSLPASNDSEAEGGGSSSSSSEGGTAQGEASETDKARTRLGYEDLSNPAIVPQTWATFIPKGPTLNTTSASQPQSQ
- the eccE gene encoding type VII secretion protein EccE, which gives rise to MSSATSTRRARRAQQQQGGPGGGRRTSGAPAAPVAASPRTLPRPGGLGPVRLQQLILVELAAAVMLVAWAADASWLLAPAGAVAALLLLMAVLRRGRRPLPEWYETTRALRQRRRDAKTPVPPGTDAMLVPVVECDPALRTYSFVSRDDRSIGMIGDGTFLTAVLFVQPGDQPLRPGAAGRQLPLRLIQDALEVDGIRLASVQVVQHTQPAPAPHLPQQSLAARSYGPLQAQAGSPALRLTWVALKLDPELCPEAVQARGDGVPGAQRALLRVADQLASRLAGAGFKATILDESELVQALATSSCLNPRANAQHGQDGRTQRRTVEAVRTWRVDDRWHTTYWVSRWPQLGSGGAALPELVTRFTSLPVLATTFSMTLSKAGNRGVSLTGHIRVTARGDSELGQVGRELERAASASKVGLVRLDREQVPGALATLPLGGTY
- a CDS encoding SCO5717 family growth-regulating ATPase, encoding MNRDRSEYNGGSPSSDGDDHEVDLTGEFEIVYTPPAWYAQSTQGGQQDSGQSSPPPPTGPPIGSPTGPPGVPASQSPAQQPPAPAQPQAPGAPQQQPAQPSQPVQPPQQTPAQGTPTNQQNPAAGGYGFPQQQSAQGGAPTAGGYGYPQQTGAGAPQPGQDTSGGFGTPQQNQDTSGGYGYPQQNPDASGGYGYPQQQTPAQHQTPAQHQTPAQPPAAAPAAPAPAAPAQPPSAAPAAPGFPVLRPVDEDTQAAQAAAPAPTATPPAGVPAVPAPEQPAPAQPVAEQPEAELNHAAADAEAARLFGGDDDEPEEELADEPEPGDATGSVSVAEGDEPAPAQADEPDAAAPATPEAEPEAQAAPMPDAPMTPPTAQGQPPQAQAPTPPQPQPQPTGQVPPPPQADQALPPLPQGFAPAHPAQGAPQQAGHPDPQAAAAAGQAPGYGYPQGQAPDQTGQPAHQAPAQGGFGPAQPQPGHPAQPGYSAQPGHPAQPGQPAPVDPRQPQPPAQPQQPAQPQQPPAAGYGYPQQPAQQHPGQPQQGQPQPQAQQPGPQPGYGYPPQQGGYGYPQAAQPQQQAPHPQAPQQQPPAQQQPQPQPPQQQPQPPQQQPPAQQNPAAYGNQGWSAPPGPQAGPGAPQQQQAAPGTPLGYNAAVELSSDRLLRNQPKARKNNQGPSRFKLGAKKEQAERERKLGLIRTPVMSCYRIAVISLKGGVGKTTTTMSLGATLATERQDKILAIDANPDAGTLGRRVRRETGATIRDLVQAIPQLNSYMDIRRFTSQAPSGLEIIANDVDPAVSTTFNDQDYRSALDVLGRQYPIILTDSGTGLLYSAMRGVLDLADQLIIISTPSVDGASSASTTLDWLSANGFADLVQRSVTVISGVRETGKMIKVEDIVAHFETRCRGVVVIPFDEHLAAGAEVDLDMMRPKTREAYFDLAALIAEDIARTQQGFGNPNMQYPQQQAPQQGYPAPQQQAQQQPYAQPQPGQGWGQQAPQQPAPGQGWQQPAPPQDPQQGQQGQQGSVPPGWTQ